The genomic DNA AGCTTTTGACCAATAGCTTGAATCCCTGGCCATGCACATTGACGATCTCTATGGCCGGGTCGGGACGGAGGTGTTTACGGAGTTTTGTGATGTAGACATCCATACTGCGACCGTTGTGATAGGTATCATCTCCCCAGACCATGTTCAATGCGGTCGAACGATCCAATATGTCGTTCTTCTTCTTACAGAGAAGATGAAGCAACTGGCTCTCTTTAGTGGTCAATTTATCTTCTTCTCCATCCAAAAGGAGCATCTGCCGCTGCGGGTCGAATGTGAACAACCCGATCTGAATGGGACCTTCATCCTTCTCCTCTTCCCCATTGTTTGTGCGTTTCAATATCGCCTGCATTCGTAAGAGAAGCTCTTCCATGGAAAAGGGCTTGGTCATGTAATCATCGGCTCCCACCTTGAATCCATGTAGGGTATCCTCCTTCATCGTTTTGGCAGTCAGGAAGAGAATGGGCACTTCTTGATCGATGCTGCGGATGTCCTTGGCCAGTGTGAACCCATCCTTCTTAGGCATCATCACGTCTAAGATGATGAAGTCATAGTCCTTCTTGCGGAAGTGATCGAATCCTTGTTGACCATCGGTCGCATGATCCACTCGATATCCCTTGACCTGTAGGTACTCATGTAGGAGTGTCCCTAGATTGGGATCATCCTCTACCAGCAGTATATGTCGGTCATTCTTCATCTACGGGAAGATATATATCGAATCGGCTTCCTGATCCGGGCTCACTGTGCACCTCGATGTGACCGCAATGCTTATCTACGACTGCTTTTACATAACTGAGTCCGAGACCGAATCCTTTGACATCGTGGGTATTCCCGGTAGGGACCCGATACAGTTTATCAAATATGCGCTTGAGGTGCTCCTTAGAGATACCCACTCCTTTATCGCTGACACTCAGCCGTATGAACTCTCCTTCTTTGGCCGTTTGAATGTGAATATCCGGATCTTCTGGACTGTATTTCATCGCGTTATCCAACAGATTACCGATGATATTCTGAACATGTACCTCATCTGCCCACAGACCATCTTCTATGGCCTTCAATTCCAAAGTGATACTTCCCTGACGCTTGTTCAGTGCCAGTCGGATATGATCGACTGCTTCTTGGATGAGCCCGTGTAGATGGATATGTTCTTTCTTCAATCTCAATTCTCCGCGATCTACGATGGCCGTCTGTAGCACACTTTCTACCAAGGTCCCCAATCGTCTGTTCTCATCGCGTATCATCCCCACATAGCGATCGGTACTTCCTTGAATGCTACGCATATCCGG from Flavobacteriales bacterium includes the following:
- a CDS encoding response regulator transcription factor, encoding MKNDRHILLVEDDPNLGTLLHEYLQVKGYRVDHATDGQQGFDHFRKKDYDFIILDVMMPKKDGFTLAKDIRSIDQEVPILFLTAKTMKEDTLHGFKVGADDYMTKPFSMEELLLRMQAILKRTNNGEEEKDEGPIQIGLFTFDPQRQMLLLDGEEDKLTTKESQLLHLLCKKKNDILDRSTALNMVWGDDTYHNGRSMDVYITKLRKHLRPDPAIEIVNVHGQGFKLLVKS